The Micromonospora sp. NBC_00421 genome contains a region encoding:
- a CDS encoding MFS transporter: protein MTQLAEGVDTSKEEPPRSWLVRRGLVPGTRPQQILALATFVNMIGSGVFMVSSALYFTRVVGLPLAQVGIGIGLAAGVGLFAGVPVGHIADRRGPREVYLWMLVIQGAAMAALVLVQSFWLVLVALCVGELARSAGGAARGPLVRGVGGAELTRYRAYLRSVANLAGSCAALAAGFAVQLDTRPAYLALVLGNALSFVASAAIIAALPSLAPVPAPPRASRWAVLKDRGYMAITALDGIMSIHHQVLLFALPLWIVGHTDAPRWLVGAAALVNTALVVLLQVRASRGVDDTVAAGRAMRRSGVAFFLGMAAMAVAAGLPTWLALVGILAGIFIHTVGELWHTAGSLELRFTLAPAHAQGQYMGLFGFGAGLANVVAPSVLVLFCITWGVPGWLALGAVFLVVGSVTPYVVRWAERNRPYVEQPA from the coding sequence GTGACGCAGTTGGCCGAAGGAGTTGACACCAGCAAGGAGGAACCGCCGAGATCCTGGTTGGTTCGGCGCGGGCTGGTCCCTGGGACACGGCCGCAGCAGATTCTCGCGCTGGCGACATTCGTCAATATGATCGGCAGCGGCGTCTTCATGGTCAGCTCGGCGCTGTACTTCACGCGTGTCGTCGGGCTCCCATTGGCGCAGGTCGGTATCGGCATCGGTCTTGCCGCCGGGGTCGGCCTCTTCGCCGGCGTACCGGTGGGGCACATCGCCGATCGGCGGGGTCCGCGGGAGGTCTACCTGTGGATGCTCGTCATCCAGGGAGCGGCGATGGCGGCTCTCGTCCTGGTCCAGTCCTTCTGGCTGGTCCTGGTGGCGCTCTGCGTCGGCGAGCTCGCCCGTTCCGCCGGTGGAGCGGCCCGTGGCCCGCTGGTGCGTGGAGTGGGCGGGGCCGAGTTGACGCGTTACCGCGCCTATCTGCGGTCGGTGGCGAACCTCGCCGGAAGCTGTGCCGCCCTGGCTGCCGGCTTCGCCGTCCAACTCGACACCCGACCGGCCTATCTCGCCCTGGTGCTGGGTAACGCCCTCAGCTTCGTGGCCAGCGCGGCGATCATCGCGGCGCTGCCGTCGCTGGCGCCGGTGCCAGCGCCACCCAGGGCCAGCCGCTGGGCGGTGCTGAAGGACCGGGGGTACATGGCGATCACCGCGCTCGACGGCATCATGTCCATCCACCACCAGGTGCTGCTCTTCGCCCTGCCACTGTGGATCGTCGGGCACACCGACGCGCCCCGGTGGCTGGTCGGCGCGGCTGCGCTGGTGAACACCGCGCTGGTGGTCCTGCTCCAGGTGCGGGCCAGCCGGGGAGTGGACGACACTGTCGCCGCCGGTCGGGCGATGCGCCGCTCCGGCGTTGCCTTCTTCCTCGGCATGGCCGCGATGGCGGTGGCTGCGGGGCTGCCCACCTGGCTCGCCCTCGTGGGTATCCTCGCCGGCATCTTCATCCACACCGTGGGTGAACTGTGGCACACGGCCGGCTCTCTGGAGTTGCGGTTCACTCTCGCGCCGGCTCACGCCCAGGGGCAGTACATGGGCCTGTTCGGGTTCGGCGCCGGACTGGCGAACGTCGTGGCCCCCTCCGTGCTGGTGCTGTTCTGTATCACCTGGGGGGTGCCGGGTTGGCTGGCGCTCGGTGCCGTGTTCCTCGTGGTCGGGTCGGTGACCCCGTACGTGGTGCGGTGGGCGGAGCGCAACCGCCCGTACGTGGAGCAGCCCGCCTAG
- a CDS encoding alpha-hydroxy-acid oxidizing protein — MLDDTAYWYVAGSCGSGDTAAANCAAFARWRIVPRMLRSADVRDLRTELFGRVYPAPLALAPVGVQSIVHPEGDIATARAAASLGIPMVLSTAGSFNIEEVAEVAGPRWYQLYWPHDDEVTTSLLKRADKAGYEVLVVTLDTWTLGWRPHDLNRGYLPFLRGNGLATPFSDPVFRSRLGRTCEDDVQAAIEAWIPMFNGRAHTWPELALLRDNWDGPIVLKGIQHVDDARRAADAGMDGVVVSNHGGRQIDGAVASLDALPGIVAAVGDRLTVLFDSGVRSGSDVFKALALGARAVLLGRPYLWGLANGGTEGVRQVVRSLLAELDLTLGLAGFVSPAELDPSVLVSR; from the coding sequence GTGCTGGACGACACCGCCTACTGGTATGTGGCCGGATCCTGCGGCAGTGGCGACACCGCCGCGGCCAACTGCGCGGCCTTCGCGCGCTGGCGAATCGTCCCGCGAATGTTGCGGTCGGCCGACGTACGGGATCTCCGCACCGAGCTGTTCGGCCGGGTCTACCCGGCACCATTGGCCCTGGCCCCGGTCGGCGTCCAGTCGATCGTCCATCCGGAGGGCGACATCGCCACTGCCCGTGCGGCAGCGTCGCTGGGCATTCCCATGGTGCTGAGCACGGCCGGGTCCTTCAACATCGAGGAGGTGGCCGAGGTGGCCGGCCCTCGGTGGTACCAGCTCTACTGGCCGCACGACGACGAGGTCACGACGAGCCTGCTCAAGCGGGCCGACAAGGCTGGCTACGAGGTTCTCGTCGTCACGCTGGACACCTGGACGCTGGGCTGGCGCCCGCACGACCTGAACCGCGGCTACCTGCCCTTCCTGCGAGGCAACGGCCTGGCTACGCCCTTCTCCGATCCGGTCTTCCGGTCGCGGCTGGGGCGCACGTGCGAAGACGACGTGCAGGCCGCCATCGAGGCATGGATTCCGATGTTCAACGGGCGGGCCCACACCTGGCCTGAGCTGGCTCTGCTGCGTGACAACTGGGACGGGCCGATCGTGCTCAAGGGCATTCAGCACGTCGATGACGCGCGGCGGGCCGCAGACGCCGGCATGGACGGCGTCGTGGTGTCGAACCACGGCGGCCGGCAGATCGACGGTGCCGTCGCGTCGCTCGACGCGTTGCCGGGCATCGTCGCAGCGGTCGGCGACCGGCTCACCGTGCTCTTCGACTCCGGTGTGCGCAGCGGGTCCGACGTCTTCAAGGCGCTCGCGCTCGGGGCCCGTGCCGTCCTGCTCGGCCGGCCCTATCTGTGGGGGCTGGCGAACGGCGGTACGGAGGGGGTCCGGCAGGTGGTGCGGAGCCTGCTGGCCGAGCTGGATCTCACCCTGGGGTTGGCGGGTTTCGTGTCGCCCGCCGAACTCGACCCATCGGTGCTGGTGAGCCGGTGA
- a CDS encoding alpha/beta hydrolase codes for MRVDLWDGPVPHGVGPDEDVPHLDVHLPPPEQATGAAMLVLPGGAYTFLSKKSGLQYARWLATEGIAAAVVNFRLGSAGHRFPALLADAWQALALLRSRADEWGLDPERVGVIGSSAGAHLASMMLTAVSLPNQRTKRPALGVLCYPVVSMNDPLAHEETRRNFLGELAGDEDQRRRFSAEMLVDDQVTPCFVWHTLDDDEVTARNATTFARVLYEAGVSCELHIYQSGPHALGLARNTGLHWTADCIRWLRHNGF; via the coding sequence ATGAGAGTCGACCTCTGGGACGGGCCGGTCCCTCATGGCGTCGGCCCGGACGAGGACGTTCCCCACCTGGACGTTCATCTGCCGCCGCCGGAGCAGGCGACCGGCGCCGCGATGCTGGTGCTGCCGGGTGGGGCGTACACCTTCCTGTCCAAGAAGTCCGGTCTTCAGTACGCGCGGTGGCTGGCGACCGAGGGCATCGCCGCCGCGGTGGTGAACTTCCGTCTCGGATCGGCCGGGCACCGGTTCCCGGCCCTGCTGGCAGACGCCTGGCAGGCTCTGGCGCTGCTGCGGTCCCGGGCGGACGAATGGGGTCTGGATCCCGAGCGGGTCGGCGTCATCGGCTCGTCCGCCGGGGCGCATCTCGCGTCGATGATGCTGACCGCGGTGTCGTTGCCGAACCAGCGGACGAAGCGGCCCGCACTCGGCGTGCTCTGCTATCCGGTCGTCTCGATGAATGATCCACTTGCCCACGAGGAGACGAGACGCAACTTCCTCGGTGAGCTGGCCGGTGACGAGGACCAACGGCGGCGCTTCTCGGCGGAGATGCTTGTCGACGACCAGGTTACGCCGTGTTTCGTCTGGCACACCCTCGACGACGACGAGGTGACGGCGCGCAACGCCACGACGTTCGCCCGGGTGCTTTACGAGGCGGGGGTCAGTTGCGAACTGCACATCTATCAATCCGGCCCGCATGCGCTCGGGCTCGCGCGGAACACCGGCCTGCACTGGACTGCCGACTGTATCCGCTGGCTACGTCACAACGGCTTCTGA
- a CDS encoding glycosyltransferase family A protein, translating into MTSGLFHHTWTDRRRDEPVAATLRSPLLQLHMSSDVDPLLPEQIERARGVLTARAEAVARGVDLAAVQDAQRQVVEAFLAGRSARFPQDQYQPLADAARFAAEGRDIFLVIKFMDEAPHIEATFQSLLHQHGVDLGRVVIVAVDNNSTDGSDEIVKRIRAANDGPIRIVYLNQAQPGAGHAARLGVDSCIATVREMCLVDGDWRRLQTAIIAVSDGDTVYHPHVLRELVRVFEESPTVDGVMPFLTYKLTAALRLFANYVPAYPDRLARHADLSTAVGVPVDLSTELAFPQLPRHAREVVGDLVRVRVQDVGEVEVPLCNRDEHGRRFGVLRDPAGRLAYLLEDRTLVLAEAPVSGDDAALTFLENGQVGADEMWRWHAVIGHDIFLSWLFAGMGAPEEMIYPDTSDALKAFRVWAAAIGGQHQLRRPGLRIVTGSDYQSGRVLQATGCTVRLASAEACAQTETDRLIKMARNLMKSQAVFYGQTRDSMIERASGLYVHMTRIQGDIEDEVRAYDDEAFRRNIFPERVLFPLRWMLQNALRFYAHDDPEAQDIVRERFLGVVFGEHAADVEKRWFSADVLGRIQAAAHDERPDLAERVAEQIIAEHYADILTCYQRTLRDYFRAQRLPESSYEWLLSEVDQSRNAMREAPPEVDPSAVWEGQEFVIDIERGQVVRMKNAQDVAS; encoded by the coding sequence ATGACATCTGGCCTGTTCCATCACACCTGGACGGACCGCCGTCGGGACGAACCCGTGGCGGCGACCCTCCGCAGCCCGCTGTTGCAACTGCACATGTCCTCCGACGTCGACCCGCTGCTTCCGGAGCAGATCGAGCGGGCGCGCGGCGTGCTCACGGCCCGCGCCGAGGCCGTGGCGCGCGGCGTCGACCTGGCGGCCGTTCAGGACGCGCAGCGGCAGGTGGTCGAGGCGTTCCTCGCCGGGCGGTCGGCCCGTTTTCCGCAGGACCAGTACCAGCCCCTGGCGGACGCGGCCCGGTTCGCCGCGGAGGGACGCGACATCTTCCTCGTCATCAAGTTCATGGACGAGGCGCCGCACATCGAGGCCACGTTTCAGTCCCTGCTGCACCAGCATGGGGTCGACCTGGGACGGGTGGTGATCGTCGCGGTCGACAACAACTCCACCGACGGTTCCGACGAGATCGTCAAGCGAATCCGCGCCGCGAACGACGGCCCGATCCGGATCGTCTATCTGAATCAGGCGCAGCCGGGGGCGGGCCATGCCGCCCGGCTGGGGGTGGACAGCTGCATCGCCACCGTGCGGGAGATGTGCCTGGTCGACGGCGACTGGCGTCGCCTACAGACGGCGATCATCGCGGTGTCCGACGGCGACACCGTCTATCACCCGCACGTCCTGCGGGAACTGGTTCGGGTGTTCGAGGAGAGCCCGACGGTCGACGGCGTCATGCCGTTCCTCACCTACAAGCTGACCGCGGCGCTGCGGCTCTTCGCCAACTACGTGCCGGCCTATCCGGACCGCCTGGCCCGGCACGCGGACCTGTCGACGGCGGTCGGGGTTCCGGTCGATCTCTCCACCGAACTGGCGTTTCCCCAGTTGCCCCGCCACGCCAGGGAGGTCGTCGGGGACCTCGTCCGGGTCCGCGTGCAGGACGTCGGCGAGGTCGAGGTGCCGCTGTGCAACCGGGACGAGCACGGGCGACGGTTCGGTGTGCTCCGCGATCCCGCCGGGCGGCTGGCGTACCTGCTCGAGGACCGGACCCTGGTGCTTGCGGAGGCTCCCGTCTCCGGTGACGACGCGGCGCTGACGTTCCTCGAGAACGGTCAGGTCGGGGCCGATGAGATGTGGCGTTGGCACGCGGTGATCGGCCATGACATCTTCCTGTCCTGGCTCTTCGCCGGTATGGGTGCGCCGGAGGAGATGATCTATCCGGATACGAGTGACGCGCTCAAGGCGTTCCGGGTCTGGGCCGCGGCCATCGGCGGTCAGCACCAGCTGCGCCGCCCCGGGTTGCGCATCGTCACCGGCAGCGACTACCAGTCCGGCCGGGTGCTCCAGGCGACGGGCTGCACGGTGCGCCTGGCATCTGCCGAGGCGTGCGCGCAGACCGAGACCGATCGGTTGATCAAGATGGCCCGGAATCTGATGAAGAGCCAGGCGGTGTTCTACGGGCAGACCCGTGACTCGATGATCGAGCGGGCGAGCGGACTCTACGTCCACATGACCCGGATCCAGGGCGACATCGAGGACGAGGTGCGCGCCTACGACGACGAGGCCTTCCGCCGGAACATCTTCCCGGAGCGGGTGCTGTTCCCGCTGCGGTGGATGCTCCAGAACGCCCTCCGGTTCTATGCCCACGACGACCCCGAGGCACAGGACATCGTCCGCGAGCGGTTTCTTGGCGTGGTCTTCGGCGAGCACGCCGCCGACGTGGAGAAGCGCTGGTTCAGCGCGGACGTTCTCGGCCGGATCCAGGCGGCCGCACACGACGAGCGCCCCGACCTGGCCGAGCGGGTGGCGGAGCAGATCATCGCCGAGCACTACGCCGACATCCTCACCTGCTACCAGCGGACGCTCCGGGACTACTTCCGTGCGCAACGACTGCCGGAGAGCAGCTACGAGTGGCTGCTCAGCGAGGTCGACCAGTCGCGGAACGCCATGCGGGAGGCACCACCGGAGGTCGACCCCTCCGCCGTCTGGGAGGGCCAGGAGTTCGTCATCGACATCGAGCGCGGGCAGGTGGTCCGGATGAAGAACGCCCAGGACGTGGCGTCATGA
- a CDS encoding AMP-binding protein: MPREPSEPTLPEITAATLEARLRVAAGRVGAAPAFVDATGVRATHQDLRRIRDGARERLRDAGVTPHDRVGLVMGHDWRMALALTAAMSACAVAPLDPGLADRELVAYLARLRPRAVLADTGSAPRLRALLGEGPPVLCWSVDDLDGSTDEEPSAEDPALLLFTSGTTGVAKTAQITQGNLAAAVDSIGRTLRLDAGDRALNAMPLHHAHGILTGLLAPLASGGSTICGPLTTREALLELVRAVAPNWYSAAPVVHHTLLTMIRSMPPIADELRLRVIRSTSSALPVRLLEQLEGTLAAPVVEAYALTEAPGQVASNPLDGPRKPGTVGVPQDASIVLLTGDGELTDAPGSTGEVLIRSANVVPGYLDVPASEQPFLDGWLRTGDQGTFDEDGYLTLRGRMANIINRGGEKISPPEVEEVLVEHPSVREAAAFGRPHPTLGEETAAAVVLHAGSSATEDELRVFAAARLASYKVPVQIHFMPALPRNSVGKILHRRLRDLAARRAVGRERRPSPPG; encoded by the coding sequence ATGCCGAGAGAGCCCTCGGAACCGACACTTCCCGAGATCACCGCCGCGACCCTGGAGGCCCGGTTGCGCGTCGCCGCCGGCCGGGTGGGTGCGGCCCCGGCCTTCGTCGACGCCACCGGGGTCCGGGCGACTCACCAGGATCTACGCCGGATCCGGGACGGCGCCCGGGAGCGACTGCGGGATGCGGGTGTGACACCTCACGACCGGGTCGGCCTGGTCATGGGGCACGACTGGCGGATGGCACTGGCACTGACCGCCGCCATGTCGGCCTGCGCCGTGGCACCGCTCGATCCCGGCCTCGCTGATCGTGAGCTGGTCGCCTACCTCGCCCGCCTGCGTCCCCGCGCGGTCCTGGCCGACACCGGGTCGGCCCCCCGCCTGCGGGCGCTGCTCGGCGAGGGCCCACCGGTCCTCTGCTGGTCGGTCGACGATCTGGACGGCTCGACGGACGAGGAGCCGTCCGCCGAGGACCCGGCGCTGCTGCTCTTCACCTCCGGCACCACGGGGGTTGCGAAGACCGCCCAGATCACCCAGGGCAACCTGGCCGCGGCGGTGGACAGCATCGGGAGGACGCTGCGGCTGGACGCCGGGGACCGGGCCCTGAACGCGATGCCGCTGCACCACGCCCACGGCATCCTCACCGGGCTGCTGGCCCCGCTGGCGAGCGGCGGCAGCACGATCTGCGGTCCGTTGACCACTCGGGAAGCGCTGCTGGAACTCGTCCGGGCGGTGGCTCCGAACTGGTACTCCGCGGCACCCGTCGTGCATCACACCCTGCTCACGATGATCCGTAGCATGCCCCCGATCGCCGACGAGCTCCGCCTGCGGGTGATCCGGTCGACCTCGTCGGCGTTGCCGGTCCGGTTGCTCGAGCAACTGGAGGGCACCCTGGCCGCGCCGGTGGTGGAGGCGTACGCGTTGACCGAGGCTCCCGGCCAGGTAGCCAGCAACCCGCTGGACGGCCCGCGCAAGCCGGGCACGGTGGGTGTCCCGCAGGACGCGAGCATCGTCCTGCTGACCGGTGACGGGGAGTTGACCGACGCGCCGGGAAGCACCGGTGAGGTCCTGATCCGCAGCGCCAACGTCGTCCCCGGCTACCTGGACGTCCCGGCTTCGGAGCAGCCCTTCCTCGACGGTTGGCTGCGAACCGGGGACCAGGGAACCTTCGACGAGGACGGCTACCTGACCCTGCGCGGAAGGATGGCCAACATCATCAACCGGGGTGGCGAGAAGATCTCCCCTCCCGAGGTCGAGGAGGTGCTCGTCGAGCACCCTTCGGTGCGGGAGGCGGCGGCCTTCGGTCGTCCGCACCCCACTCTCGGTGAGGAGACGGCCGCGGCGGTGGTGCTGCATGCCGGCTCCTCGGCGACCGAGGACGAGCTGCGGGTCTTCGCCGCCGCACGGCTCGCGTCCTACAAGGTGCCGGTTCAGATCCACTTCATGCCGGCCCTGCCCCGCAACAGCGTGGGCAAGATCCTGCACCGCCGACTACGGGACCTGGCCGCTCGTCGGGCGGTGGGGCGGGAACGCCGGCCGTCCCCACCCGGATGA